Proteins from a genomic interval of Debaryomyces hansenii CBS767 chromosome E complete sequence:
- a CDS encoding DEHA2E22660p (no similarity), which translates to MAPSPSSDPLLLKEHEYYNTGNLQSVLPFLQSNDDYSSSSGSNIILGMIAFVIVGLLINKRKSWVLNAVDTCYGQIWKGSC; encoded by the coding sequence ATGGCACCATCACCCTCTTCAGATCCTTTGTTGTTAAAGGAGCACGAGTACTATAATACCGGGAACTTGCAATCAGTCCTTCCCTTTTTGCAAAGTAACGACGACTACAGTAGCTCATCGGGGAGCAATATAATACTAGGAATGATTGCATTTGTGATTGTAggattattgataaataagCGGAAATCGTGGGTGCTAAACGCAGTTGATACATGCTACGGCCAGATATGGAAAGGTTCGTGTTGA